The DNA segment agGTAACTAAAACAATGACATTTTGAAGGAAAGCAAATGATATTCAATTCTCTAACTTTTACTTacctaataaaaaaaaactaatcaaacaaaaaaaaggaatatTGATTATTGATCCAATTCGTTTATCATTATAAATATTGTCTTCGCCCCTATTATAAGATTATAAATTTATCTCTATTATATCgaaataatttaagtaaaaatgagtTTAAGCTTAAGTTCAAACGAACATAAAAATTAATGTTGAATTAAGTACGAATCAAATATCAAATCTGAAATTTCGAATCAAATTAGAACATAAGTCAAAACTTACCACTATTTGAATTCCACATAGATGACACCCAAATGGGTGTCAATGTCCTTAAGCTTTTGCCTTTTTATCAATAAAACTTGCAATAAACACTTCTGCACGAGGGACAACAAAGAAGATGCTTATATAGAGTTCAAGATAGTCATTAATGGACAACAAGGGACATTGAAACCGGTGTATTTGATCCTTCAATTGttttaatatcaaataaaaacaTACATTCTTATGGTTATTGGTCACATTCTCTTTGAAAAGGTCTCcataaatattcacatttttTATAGGTTAAAATACATTGTTAGTCCCAATATTTGTAAAGTTTTGATATTGTCCTTGTACggtaaaagttaaaaatttaatcctcttactttttCAATTTGGAAATCCGAGTCCAACCATTATCGTTATTGGTAGTTTCtgtcaaaatttatcaatttaacatgtttattttctatcaattatacGCCATATTATTTTAAGATAACctaattaaaattctaaattgaCAAATTCAGACagaaaatatttatgattttaatgactaaattgagatttttaaattaaaaatgtatgaggacttaatttttaagtttttaaatctagtgactaaatcttaaattttatcaaagtagaggaactaacataattaaacattttatttattatgttttgcaATGACTACCATATAGAGAGACCAGGCTCCACACTCAAACATGTTGTGGGACTCAATATACTAACATCTATCAACCCATCGTATATAGTtatacatacctcatcaaagtGGAACCTCGCTTACAAATGGCACCTTGTCGACTTAATCTTCACCGGCACTTACATGATCAACATGTGGAGTGTTTCTAGCCTACCTCGCCAAAGATATGTACTAAACATTCTCCTCACATAAAACACGTATGGAAATTCATCAAGTACACATTAGTTTAATCACAATCGAATCATCAAATCCATCCATCCCATTGTCAACTAGTTAGTAGGGCTAACATGTCCCTTAAGAGCTGACCACAATAAGATCAACAAAAACATCCTCTCTAATCTCTTATCCTTTTGATTTCTCTACTCTCTTTAACCTCTACCTCAAACGGCTCTTAGCACACCTTAAATGCACATATgctaataatttataattataaataaatttaaacaatatttaaaaCCCATGcagattgagttttagttcaattCACATGtgcattgttgtcaatgcaggaatatgtgggtttgagtgtgttgaagtgcattatcctcctataatgtgaccaaataataataatctattatctatttatacttattttaagtCATTTATTGAGTTAATTTTACGGGTCAACTAagtataaattcaattataaaattacaaaagtaccctttcatatacaaattaagtCATATTTTACGAGgacatttttttatcttttcaacATAATAAATTTGACCATAGTAAAGTTTGAATGCAAAACACTATGCATAATAAACAATTAACTTTACTGTTATAACCAAAACATCAATTtgtttttatgtgaatttttaataaatttatttgttaccTGTTTTTTTATCGTCATTGCGAGTCTGACATAATAAATTAATGTCACGAGTCAATTGAAcattaacttaatttaaaaataattaaaatactcTAATTATCATAAAGTAATGAATATTATCATAAAAGTATTTTTGTCTTGTAATGTTCTTAGTAAAATAATATTATGATAGGACTTTAACTTGAAGCACataactttttaattaattatttcaattaaaattttacattgttttaatataatttttttatagatataattttttatcaattgtGCCATACAACTACTAATAATATGTCAAAGCATTTGGGAGGTCCCTGAATCACATGGATTGGATTAAATtagtctttttattattaaatagattaaattatccTCTATACTATTGAAAAGATTAAATAAGTCtaaattataacaaaattaatatttattgtataaaaatatcttGAAAATTATGTTTCTcaattacaatttaattccaaacaataaatttcatttacaagacataaaaaattaaaacattaaattttttagacAATAAATGTAGAATTTTTTCCAATTTGGCATTATTCgatttttttaatagtacaacAATTAAATTGACCCGTTTAATACTAGAGGGGCTAAATTGATACCATCTTTATAATACAGATATCTCTTAGGAATTTCACCACTAATAATAATACAAGTATCATAAACATGAAAAAGGCCTAACAAGAGATTGGGCCTTAACGGGCCATAACCggctcaaattaaaaaaataaaacgcGCCTAGCTGGACAAAAGGGCGCTCTCACCTTTGTTATCAGCTAAGATTTTTTTCCCTTCCAATGGCAAAACAATCTTCATATTTTTCCTTCACCTTGATAATGTGACGGTTAAACTCTCCCATTTCTTTCTTCAACAATACTTTCGAAACTCGGTTAACTCACTGAACTCAACTCACCATGGCTTCGATTCTCAACCCCCCGCCGCCGCCTTACTTTCACCTTACCTCTTTGCCTACCTCCGTTTCTTCCTCACCGGTGATCTTATCTTATCCTTTCCTCAAAACGACGTCACTTCAAGTTCGGTTTAAAGCGTTGAGGACCTGGTCCGACGGCGGGAAAATCGGGAGCCAGGAAGCTTACGGCGCCGATTTCTTGAGGAAGCCGAGTACAGTGCCGAAGAAGGACAGTGATGGAATTTTGGAAGAAGAGGAAGGTAGTGAGGGAAAAAGAAACAGAGGTCAATGGACTGATTGGGAAGATAGGATTTTAGAGGACACCGTGCCTCTTGTCGGCTTTGTTAGAATGATTATTCACTCTGGAAAGTaagtgttttaatttttattggctttattttagttttatctaATTCTAAAAGAGAATGATTATTCTAGATATGGAGCTGGAGATAGATTGAGTCCAGAGCATGAAAGGACGATTTTGGAAAGGTTGCTTCCTTACCATCCAGAGTTCGAGAAGAAAATTGGATGTGGAATTGATTACATCACTGTatgtttattctttattttatttttttgaattttgatctccggaattattattattgaaagcTTGAAGCACTCGAATGAGTGTTGGAAACGTGTGTCTGCCATAGTATACTTTTTTTTCTCCAAGTTTTTCAATATATTTGAAGATCATACATCATTTGAATTACTTGCATATGTACTGCACATAAATACTTTTAGGTTGGAAACTTGGATTTTAGATTTAGAATTTGGATTTAAAAAATAGAGTGAACCGAGTAGTAAACTATTTGGAAATATAACATTCATGATAATTTCTCAACTTCATCTCTGTTAGATGCTTATCTAGTAATGAATTCgaaattcttaaaaatatttttggatttgACAAATCTATACTTTTATacctttcaaatatatattttattgaattCCAACTAATTTGTCCGTAACATATGCATTTCATTCTTACCATTTACATAATAATGAAATCCAACTCCATGTTTTCAAATTCATGTTCCTAAACAAAGCATTTGGAAAATATAGCTAACCAATTTAAGTATGTTATGGAATTTCCTCTTCTTTTGAGGATGCTGaaattttgtgttgtttttgttAACAACTGCATATTCTAGTGTTAGTTAGTTGGATGTGACCTCTTTGCCTTTTTAGCTAGCAGATAAGAAATGGAGGCAAAATAGAGGACAATTGTGCTTGTTCAATAGTAGTTAACTGCTCAATTGATGTACAACATTTTTGTGAATTCAAGCTTTAGTTAGAAACATCAGACGCTAATCTATTGTTAGGAGTTTATACTCTTGAATCTGGAATCCTGGATATTGATATTTTCTACTGATAAGTCGTTCTCCTTTAGTTTTCCCCGTTCTTTTGGTCTCTTTCTTTTGGCTTAATACCTAATTTGGCCTCTGTACTATAGTGAAGTTCTCACTTTGgctcttttactattttttttcggTCACTTTGCCCCTTTACTTTCATTCTGTTCATCATGTTAGCCCCTTGACCATTTCCGTTAAAAAAAATCCCACATTTTCACGTGCTCGCCCCTTGATCTCTCCCTTTGGCCTATGTGGATAGTGAAATTCTGACTTTGGCCCTCCACATGTTCGCATTTGATTGGCTTAAATGGCCACACAggattttttttaatggaaatggtCAAGGGGCAAAAGTGATGGACGAAATGGAAGTAGAGGGGGAAAGTGACCAAAAAATAGTAAAAGGGCTAAAGTGAGAATTTCACTTTAGTACAGGGGGCAAAACAGGTGCTAAACCTTTCCTTTTCCAGAATCATTTCTGTTAATGGTTCATAACTTCAAAACTGTTTTCTCTAATTGTTTTTCCTCCTTGGCTTTACGCATTTTTTGATGAAACCATGCTAAAACTGTTGTTTTCCATATAACTTTTGATACCTTTGCACTGGAGGTGATCGTGGGCTGTGCTTCATGTAGTGCACCCGACGTGATCAGACATGTTTGGGTCCTTTTTCTGAGTTATTTTCCGGTTGATTTGTTTGCTGGAATATTCATCTGTTTTCTTGTTTTCAGACATGTGAAAATGTGCATTTACAATTGCTTTCATCACATTGATCTGGATTATGCCAAGGGGATTGCACTTGATGTTATCGGTCAACATTCTTTCTTTAGGCTTACTCAGTTACTTTTCCACTCACCACTAACGTGGATAGCGTTGCAACTTGAACAGATCACTGTGGTCCAAAAGCCTTTTTATTTTCACCTTTCAAACATGAATTTCTTCAGCATGTgcatctttttagaatttaatggCTTTTGTTCTTCTGGGTGATTGGAGTGATGGAGGACTTAAACTGCAAGACCAATGAAAGGACATGCAAAAATGGAGGCGAATTAGCTAAAGGAAAAGAAAcctcttaattaattaaaacttgcTTTTAGGGTTTACACTAGTTAAATTAAGTGGTACCATGGCCAGTTTGACTAACTTGTTTTGATTAAGTAAATGATCTGTGCTTCTCATATTTGAATCACAGGTTGGTTACCATCCCG comes from the Gossypium hirsutum isolate 1008001.06 chromosome A06, Gossypium_hirsutum_v2.1, whole genome shotgun sequence genome and includes:
- the LOC121203083 gene encoding protein DCL homolog, chloroplastic, coding for MASILNPPPPPYFHLTSLPTSVSSSPVILSYPFLKTTSLQVRFKALRTWSDGGKIGSQEAYGADFLRKPSTVPKKDSDGILEEEEGSEGKRNRGQWTDWEDRILEDTVPLVGFVRMIIHSGKYGAGDRLSPEHERTILERLLPYHPEFEKKIGCGIDYITVGYHPDFVGSRCLFIVRKDGELVDFSYWKCIKGLIRKNYPLYADSFILRHFRRRRRS